One segment of Lepus europaeus isolate LE1 chromosome 16, mLepTim1.pri, whole genome shotgun sequence DNA contains the following:
- the FDFT1 gene encoding squalene synthase isoform X2 produces the protein MEFLKCLSHPEEFYNLLRFRLGGRRKVIPKMDQDSLSSSLKTCYKYLNQTSRSFAAVIEALDGEMRHAVCIFYLVLRALDTLEDDMTISVEKKIPLLHNFHSFLYEPDWRFMESKEKDRQVLEDFPTISLEFRNLAEKYQKVIADICRRMGMGMAEFLDKHVTSEQEWDKYCHYVAGLVGIGLSRLFSASEFEDPLVGEDIERANSMGLFLQKTNIIRDYLEDQREGREFWPQEVWSRYVKKLGDFAKPENIDLAVQCLNELITNALHHIPDVITYLSRLRNQSVFNFCAIPQVMAIATLAACYNNQQVFKGVVKIRKGQAVTLMMDATNMPAVKAIIYQYMEEIYHRIPSSDPSSGKTRQIISTIRTQNLPNCQLISRSHYSPFYLSFVMLLAALSWQYLSTLSQVTEDYVQTGEH, from the exons ATGGAGTTCTTGAAGTGCCTGAGCCACCCGGAGGAGTTCTACAACCTGCTGCGCTTCCGGCTGGGGGGCAGACGCAAGGTGATACCCAAGATGGACCAG GACTCGCTCAGCAGCAGCCTGAAGACTTGCTACAAGTATCTGAATCAGACCAGTCGCAGTTTCGCGGCTGTTATCGAGGCGCTGGATGGGGAAATGCG CCATGCAGTATGCATATTTTATCTGGTTCTTCGGGCTCTGGACACCCTGGAAGATGACATGACCATCAGTGTGGAAAAGAAGATTCCACTGTTACACAACTTTCACTCTTTCCTTTATGAACCTGACTGGCGGTTTATGGAGAGTAAGGAGAAGGATCGACAAGTGTTGGAGGACTTCCCAACG ATCTCCCTTGAGTTTAGGAATTTGGCTGAGAAGTATCAGAAAGTGATTGCTGACATTTGCCggaggatggggatggggatggcaGAGTTTTTGGACAAGCACGTGACCTCTGAACAGGAGTGGGACAAG TACTGTCACTATGTTGCCGGACTGGTGGGAATTGGCCTTTCCCGTCTGTTCTCGGCCTCAGAGTTTGAAGACCCCTTAGTTGGAGAAGACATAGAGCGTGCCAACTCTATGGGCCTGTttctgcaaaaaacaaacataattcGTGATTATCTGgaagaccagagggaaggaagagagttTTGGCCTCAAGAG GTTTGGAGCAGGTATGTTAAGAAGTTGGGGGATTTTGCTAAGCCAGAGAATATTGACTTGGCCGTGCAGTGCCTGAACGAACTCATAACCAATGCCCTGCACCATATCCCGGATGTCATCACCTACCTTTCAAGACTCAGAAATCAGAGTGTGTTTAACTTCTGTGCTATTCCGCAG GTAATGGCCATTGCTACTTTGGCTGCCTGTTACAATAATCAGCAGGTTTTCAAAGGGGTGGTGAAGATTCGGAAAGGGCAAGCCGTAACCCTCATGATGGATGCCACCAACATGCCAGCTGTCAAAGCTATCATCTACCAGTATATGGAAGAG ATTTATCACAGAATCCCCAGCTCAGACCCATCCTCCGGTAAAACCAGGCAGATCATCTCCACCATCAGGACGCAGAACCTGCCCAACTGCCAGCTCATCTCCCGCAGCCACTACTCCCCCTTCTACCTGTCCTTCGTCATGCTCTTGGCTGCCCTGAGCTGGCAGTACCTGAGCACCCTGTCCCAGGTCACGGAGGACTACGTCCAGACCGGAGAACACTGA
- the FDFT1 gene encoding squalene synthase isoform X1, which produces MAAAACSTKAMSLFKRTLVLSPAAAPRGPSAGAPARGCPLPPAAWPSKDWLRGEGVCGRLRSPAAGRLPPSHSCSSAPPTAVCVVCPQDSLSSSLKTCYKYLNQTSRSFAAVIEALDGEMRHAVCIFYLVLRALDTLEDDMTISVEKKIPLLHNFHSFLYEPDWRFMESKEKDRQVLEDFPTISLEFRNLAEKYQKVIADICRRMGMGMAEFLDKHVTSEQEWDKYCHYVAGLVGIGLSRLFSASEFEDPLVGEDIERANSMGLFLQKTNIIRDYLEDQREGREFWPQEVWSRYVKKLGDFAKPENIDLAVQCLNELITNALHHIPDVITYLSRLRNQSVFNFCAIPQVMAIATLAACYNNQQVFKGVVKIRKGQAVTLMMDATNMPAVKAIIYQYMEEIYHRIPSSDPSSGKTRQIISTIRTQNLPNCQLISRSHYSPFYLSFVMLLAALSWQYLSTLSQVTEDYVQTGEH; this is translated from the exons ATGGCCgcagccgcctgcagcaccaaggCCATGTCCCTGTTCAAGCGCACCTTGGTGCTGAGCCCCGCTGCGGCGCCCAGGGGCCCGAGCGCCGGCGCCCCAGCGCGGGGCTGCCCTTTGCCTCCGGCCGCCTGGCCCTCCAAGGACTGGCTGCGGGGAGAGGGTGTCTGCGGTAGGCTGCGGAGCCCGGCCGCCGGCCGCCTGCCCCCGTCCCACTCGTGCTCGTCCGCGCCGCCCACCGCCGTGTGTGTTGTCTGCCCGCAGGACTCGCTCAGCAGCAGCCTGAAGACTTGCTACAAGTATCTGAATCAGACCAGTCGCAGTTTCGCGGCTGTTATCGAGGCGCTGGATGGGGAAATGCG CCATGCAGTATGCATATTTTATCTGGTTCTTCGGGCTCTGGACACCCTGGAAGATGACATGACCATCAGTGTGGAAAAGAAGATTCCACTGTTACACAACTTTCACTCTTTCCTTTATGAACCTGACTGGCGGTTTATGGAGAGTAAGGAGAAGGATCGACAAGTGTTGGAGGACTTCCCAACG ATCTCCCTTGAGTTTAGGAATTTGGCTGAGAAGTATCAGAAAGTGATTGCTGACATTTGCCggaggatggggatggggatggcaGAGTTTTTGGACAAGCACGTGACCTCTGAACAGGAGTGGGACAAG TACTGTCACTATGTTGCCGGACTGGTGGGAATTGGCCTTTCCCGTCTGTTCTCGGCCTCAGAGTTTGAAGACCCCTTAGTTGGAGAAGACATAGAGCGTGCCAACTCTATGGGCCTGTttctgcaaaaaacaaacataattcGTGATTATCTGgaagaccagagggaaggaagagagttTTGGCCTCAAGAG GTTTGGAGCAGGTATGTTAAGAAGTTGGGGGATTTTGCTAAGCCAGAGAATATTGACTTGGCCGTGCAGTGCCTGAACGAACTCATAACCAATGCCCTGCACCATATCCCGGATGTCATCACCTACCTTTCAAGACTCAGAAATCAGAGTGTGTTTAACTTCTGTGCTATTCCGCAG GTAATGGCCATTGCTACTTTGGCTGCCTGTTACAATAATCAGCAGGTTTTCAAAGGGGTGGTGAAGATTCGGAAAGGGCAAGCCGTAACCCTCATGATGGATGCCACCAACATGCCAGCTGTCAAAGCTATCATCTACCAGTATATGGAAGAG ATTTATCACAGAATCCCCAGCTCAGACCCATCCTCCGGTAAAACCAGGCAGATCATCTCCACCATCAGGACGCAGAACCTGCCCAACTGCCAGCTCATCTCCCGCAGCCACTACTCCCCCTTCTACCTGTCCTTCGTCATGCTCTTGGCTGCCCTGAGCTGGCAGTACCTGAGCACCCTGTCCCAGGTCACGGAGGACTACGTCCAGACCGGAGAACACTGA